The Mustela erminea isolate mMusErm1 chromosome 18, mMusErm1.Pri, whole genome shotgun sequence genome has a window encoding:
- the ZNF287 gene encoding zinc finger protein 287 encodes MLASCKRMTSSSRAQVLLMWKPDKAQNGPHNIAKETLASRILRDTETCRQNFRNFPYPDLAGPRKALNQLRELCLKWLRPEIHSKEQILELLVLEQFLTILPGEVRTWVKSQYPESSEEVVTLVEDLTQILEEEAVPQNSALPQETPEEDSKGRPAFQAGWLNDLVTKESMTFKDVAVDITQEDWEIMRPVQKELYKTVTLQNYWNMVSLGLTVYRPTVIPLLEEPWMVIKEILEGPSPEWKTEAQECTPVTNTSTLVKTGTQTVKLEEPYDYDERLERHASDTYRRIPMNERNFTLKSVLSKEDDPMEECLSKYDIYRNTFEKHSNLIIQFGTQSDNKTIYDEGRATFNHVSYGIVHRKIYPGEKPYKCNVCGKKFRKNPSFVKHQSTHTKEKSHECEECGKEFRHISSLIAHQRMHTGEKPYECHQCGKAFSQRAHLTIHQRIHTGEKPYKCDDCGKDFSQRAHLTIHQRTHTGEKPYRCLECGKTFSHSSSLINHQRVHTGEKPYICNECGKTFSQSTHLLQHQKIHTGKKPYKCNECWKVFSQSTYLIRHQRIHSGEKCYKCNECGKAFAHSSTLIQHQTTHTGEKSYICKICGKAFSQSANLTQHHRTHTGEKPYKCSVCGKAFSQSVHLTQHQRIHNGEKPFKCNICGKAYRQGANLTQHQRIHTGEKPYKCNECGKAFIYSSSLNQHQRTHTGERPYKCNECDKDFSQRTCLIQHQRIHTGEKPYACRICGKTFTQSTNLIQHQRVHTGAKHHN; translated from the exons ATGTTGGCCTCGTGCAAGAGGATGACCAGTTCTTCACGCGCCCAAGTCCTTCTCATGTGGAAGCCAGACAAGGCTCAGAATGGACCCCACAACATTGCAAAGGAAACCCTTGCTTCAAGAATCTTGCGTGACACTGAGACCTGTCGACAGAATTTTAGGAATTTTCCATATCCAGACCTAGCTGGTCCTCGAAAGGCATTGAATCAGCTCCGAGAGCTCTGCCTTAAATGGCTGAGACCTGAGATTCACTCAAAGGAACAAATCTTGGAGCTGCTGGTGCTGGAGCAGTTCCTGACCATCTTGCCTGGGGAGGTTAGGACTTGGGTGAAGTCCCAGTATCCAGAGAGCAGTGAGGAAGTGGTGACGCTGGTAGAGGATTTGACTCAGATTCTAGAAGAGGAAG CTGTTCCTCAGAACTCTGCCCTTCCCCAAGAGACCCCAGAGGAAGACTCCAAAGGAAGACCTGCTTTCCAGGCAGGGTGGTTAAATGACTTGGTGACCAAA GAATCAATGACATTCAAAGATGTGGCTGTGGATATCACCCAGGAGGACTGGGAGATAATGCGTCCCGTACAGAAGGAATTGTACAAGACTGTAACATTACAGAACTACTGGAACATGGTTTCTCTGG GACTTACGGTGTACCGACCAACTGTGATTCCCTTACTGGAAGAACCATGGATGGTGATAAAAGAGATCTTAGAAGGCCCTAGTCCAG AATGGAAAACAGAAGCCCAAGAGTGTACTCCAGTTACAAATACTTCTACACTCGTAAAGACTGGAACTCAGACTGTCAAATTGGAAGAACCATATGACTACGATGAGAGACTTGAGAGGCACGCATCAGATACCTATAGGAGAATTCccatgaatgaaagaaattttactttgaaGTCAGTCCTCTCAAAAGAAGATGACCCTATGGAAGAGTGTCTCAGTAAATATGATATCTATCGAAATACTTTTGAAAAGCATTCAAACCTAATTATTCAGTTTGGTACCCAGTCAGATAATAAAACTATATATGATGAAGGCAGGGCAACCTTCAATCATGTTTCATATGGTATTGTACACAGAAAGATATATCCTGGAGAGAAGCCTTATAAATGTAATGTGTGTGGGAAAAAGTTTAGGAAAAACCCATCCTTTGTGAAACACCAAAGCACCCATACCAAAGAAAAATCTCATGAATGTGAAGAATGTGGGAAAGAGTTTAGGCACATCTCGTCCCTTATTGCACATCAGAGAAtgcatactggagaaaaaccatACGAATGCCACCAGTGTGGTAAAGCCTTCAGCCAGCGTGCCCACCTTACTATacaccagagaattcacactggagagaaaccctataagTGTGATGACTGTGGCAAAGACTTCAGTCAGCGCGCACACCTCACTATACATCAAAGGAcacatactggagagaaaccatatCGATGCTTGGAATGTGGTAAAACTTTCAGCCACAGTTCATCGCTGATTAATCACCAGAGAgttcatactggtgagaaaccttACATATGCAACGAATGTGGGAAGACTTTCAGTCAGAGTACACACCTTCTTCAACATCAAAAAATACATACTGGAAAGAAACCATATAAATGCAATGAGTGTTGGAAAGTGTTTAGTCAAAGTACTTACCTCATTCGACATCAGAGAATTCATTCCGGAGAGAAGTGTTACAAATGTAAcgaatgtggaaaagcctttgcTCATTCCTCAACTCTTATTCAACATCAGACCACTCACACGGGAGAGAAATcctatatatgtaaaatatgtggaaaagccttcagcCAGAGCGCAAACCTTACTCAACACCACAGGACTCATACCGGGGAGAAACCGTACAAATGCAGTGTGTGTGGGAAAGCGTTCAGCCAGAGCGTCCACCTTACTCAGCATCAAAGGATCCACAATGGAGAGAAACCCTTCAAATGCAATATATGCGGGAAAGCATACAGGCAGGGTGCCAATCTCACTCAGCATCAAAGGATTCACACCGGAGAGAAGCCGTATaagtgtaatgaatgtgggaaagcctttattTACTCCTCCTCACTTAATCAACATCAGAGAACTCATACTGGAGAAAGGCCCTATAAATGCAATGAATGTGATAAGGATTTTAGCCAGAGAACATGCCTTATTCAACACCAGAgaattcacacaggagagaagccctatGCATGCCGTATATGTGGTAAAACCTTCACACAGAGTACAAATCTCATTCAGCACCAGCGTGTGCATACAGGTGCCAAACACCATAATTAA